One part of the Oceanihabitans sp. IOP_32 genome encodes these proteins:
- the lpdA gene encoding dihydrolipoyl dehydrogenase has protein sequence MNSYDVAIIGSGPGGYVAAIRCAQLGMKTALIEKYPTLGGTCLNVGCIPSKALLDSSHHYEHAVKDFEAHGIEIPGDVKVNLEKMIARKQAVVDQTTGGIDFLMKKNNIDVYEGLGTFKDATHIVIKGEETTEIEAKNTIIATGSKPANLPFINIDKERIITSTEALKLKEIPKHMIVIGGGVIGLELGQVYKRLGAEVTVLEYLDRIIPTMDAGLSKELNKVLKKQKIKINTSHQVKSVERKGDEVIVKANNKKGEEVEFKGDYCLVSVGRRPYTDGLNAEAAGVKLNAKGQVEVNDYLQTSASNIYAIGDVVKGAMLAHKAEEEGVFVAETIAGQKPHIDYNLIPNVVYTWPEVAAVGKTEEQLKEAGIDYKTGQFPMRALGRSRASMDLDGFVKVLADKKTDEILGVHMVGARAADMIAEAVVAMEFRASAEDVSRMSHAHPTFTEAIKEAALAATDDRALHI, from the coding sequence ATGAATTCATACGATGTAGCCATTATTGGTTCTGGTCCTGGAGGGTATGTTGCAGCAATACGTTGTGCGCAGTTAGGCATGAAGACTGCTTTAATTGAGAAGTATCCAACACTTGGAGGTACCTGCTTAAATGTAGGCTGTATTCCAAGCAAAGCGCTTTTAGATTCATCGCATCACTACGAGCATGCGGTGAAAGATTTTGAAGCCCACGGTATTGAAATTCCTGGTGATGTTAAAGTGAATCTTGAAAAAATGATTGCTCGAAAGCAGGCCGTTGTCGATCAAACTACAGGTGGTATTGATTTTTTAATGAAGAAAAACAATATTGATGTTTATGAAGGTTTAGGAACTTTTAAAGATGCCACACATATTGTTATTAAAGGTGAAGAAACGACTGAAATTGAAGCCAAAAACACCATTATAGCAACAGGAAGTAAACCTGCAAATTTACCATTTATCAACATCGATAAAGAGCGTATCATAACATCAACCGAAGCTTTAAAGCTTAAAGAAATTCCAAAACACATGATTGTAATTGGCGGTGGTGTTATTGGTTTAGAACTTGGTCAAGTATACAAACGCTTAGGCGCAGAGGTAACGGTTTTAGAATATTTGGACAGAATTATACCGACAATGGATGCCGGCTTATCTAAAGAATTAAACAAAGTTTTAAAGAAACAAAAAATTAAAATCAATACGTCTCATCAAGTAAAATCTGTTGAGAGAAAGGGTGATGAGGTTATCGTTAAAGCAAATAATAAAAAGGGGGAAGAAGTTGAGTTTAAGGGTGATTATTGTTTGGTTTCTGTTGGGCGTCGTCCATACACCGATGGTTTAAATGCTGAAGCTGCAGGCGTTAAGTTAAATGCTAAAGGTCAAGTTGAAGTAAATGATTATTTACAAACTTCAGCATCAAATATTTATGCTATTGGCGATGTTGTAAAAGGTGCTATGTTAGCGCATAAAGCTGAAGAAGAAGGCGTGTTTGTGGCCGAAACCATTGCAGGACAAAAACCACATATCGATTATAATTTAATTCCTAACGTGGTTTACACCTGGCCAGAAGTGGCTGCTGTTGGTAAAACTGAAGAGCAATTAAAAGAAGCTGGAATAGACTATAAAACGGGACAATTTCCTATGCGTGCTTTAGGTAGAAGCAGAGCAAGTATGGATTTAGACGGATTTGTAAAAGTTTTAGCCGATAAAAAAACAGATGAAATTTTAGGCGTACACATGGTTGGTGCCCGTGCAGCAGATATGATTGCCGAGGCCGTTGTGGCCATGGAATTCCGTGCATCGGCAGAAGATGTGTCACGCATGTCTCATGCCCACCCTACATTTACTGAAGCGATTAAAGAAGCTGCCTTAGCGGCAACAGACGATAGAGCATTACATATTTAG